A window of Polyangia bacterium genomic DNA:
GAAGTGACGACGGCGGTGGCGCGCGCGGTGGTGCTGGCCACCGGCGGCTGCGGCAAGGTTTATCTCTATACAACCAACCCCGACGTGGCGACCGGCGACGGCGTGGCCATGGCCTACCGGGTGGGCGCGCGGGTAGCGAACATGGAATTTTTTCAGTTCCATCCGACCTGTCTTTACCACCCGGCGGCCAAGTCGTTCCTGATCAGCGAAGCCTTGCGCGGCGAAGGCGGCATCTTGCGGCTACGGGACGGCACCGCCTTCATGCACCGCTATCACGAGATGAAGGATCTCGCCCCCCGCGACATCGTCGCCCGGGCCATCGACGGCGAGCTGAAACGGACTGGCGACGATCACGCCGTGCTGGATATGACCCATCTGGCGCCGGATTTTTTGGTCGAGCGCTTTCCGACCATTCACGCCCGCTGCCTGGAGCTGGGCATCGACATGCGCACCATGCCGATCCCGGTGGTGCCGGCCGCGCACTATAGCTGCGGCGGCGTGCTGGTCGACGAGCGCGCGCGTTCCAGCGTGAAGAACCTGTATGCCATCGGCGAGGTGTCGATGACAGGACTGCACGGGGCCTGTCGGCTGGCCTCGAACTCGCTGCTGGAAGCGATGGTCTACGCGGCGCGCGCCGCCGACGACATCCGCGACGTCACCGCCAACCGTCCGCCGCAGGTGGCACCCTGGTATGCCGGCGCCGCCGGATCGTCCGACGAAGCCGTGGTGGTCAGCCAGAACTGGGACGAGATCCGCCGCCTGATGTGGAACTACGTGGGTATTGTGCGCACCGATCGCCGATTGGAGCGCGCGGCGCGCCGGATCGAATTGATCCGTTCGGAGATCCGCGACTACTACTGGAACGTGACGGTGAACGGCGATCTGCTCGAGCTGCGCAATCTCGCGCTTTGCGCCGACCTGATCATTGAATGCGCCCGCCGACGCGCCGAAAGCCGCGGCCTGCACTTCAATTTGGACCACCCCGAGCACGATTCTCGACTGGCGCGCGACACACTGCTCACACGCGGGGACGGCCCTGTCGTATAAGACCCGCCACTTGCGCTATTGTTAAGGGGCGGATGCTGGACAGCGAAGACATTGCCCGGCTGGTGCGACGCGCGCAGGACGGTGATGTACGCGCGTTCGAAGAGCTGGTTGGCGCGCACATTCCGCAGGTGCGACGTTTCGCGCAGGCCTTCGCCCACGACGAAGGCGACGCCGCTGACCTGGCCCAGGACGCCCTGGTCAAAGTCTACCGATCGATCAGCAGCTATCGGTTTCAGTCAGCGTTTTCCACCTGGCTTTACGCCATCATTCGCAACGTTTTCCTGGACAATGCCCGCAGCCGCGCCGGCAAGGAACGCGCGCTTGAGTTGCCTTTCGATATCAAGCACATCGACACGACACGGCCGTCGGACGCCGACGATATGGCGCGCGCCGATGTGCAGATCGAACGGCAGCAAGAACGGCGGCGGGTGTGGGCAGCCCTGGCCCTGGTGCAGACCGAATTTCGCTCGACGCTGGTGCTGTTCGACATCGAAGGCCTGTCCTATGAAGAAGTGGCGGCCATCGAATCAGTGCCTCTGGGCACCGTGAAATCGCGTCTATCGCGAGGACGCGATCAGCTGCGGCGGCTTCTGTCCTCGACCACCGGCGGAGAATCGGCGCGACCAGACGACAACGCGCAAGACGACGGGAACAACCAAGAGAGACTTGTCGTCACTCAGCAGAGGAAACGATCAGGATGACGCCACATATTCCCACGCGGCCCGACATCAGCGACGACGATGTGCGTCGGATGCTGGGTGGCCTACGCGTCGATCCGGCGGATGGTGGCTTCGGCGAAGCGCTGCACCGGCGACTGGCCGCCGAAGCGCCGCCAAAAGCGCCTGGCATTTTGTCGGCGGTGCGCGCGGTCTTCGCTCGCTGGCCCGCCGTGCTGTGGCCGGCGACCGGCGTATTGAGTGGAGCGGCGGCGTTCGCCTTGTTGGTGACGCTACGGGCGCCGGCGGTGGTCCCGTCCGCACCGGTGGCGGCGCCCGTCGCCGCGGTGGCGGAGGTCGTCCATCGCTTGCCCGCCGACAAGACGGCCGTCATCCGCATCAACTTCGCCGCCGAGGTGGCGGTGGACGACGTCAACTTCGAGATCACCCTGCCCGACGGTCTTTCGTTCTGGAGCCGCGGAGAGAAGCTGGCCATGCGATCGTTTCGCTGGCAGGGAAAGTTGGAAGCGGGCGACAACCCGATCCCGATCGCCGTGCGCGGTGATCGGCCGGGCGTGTACCGGGTGCGCGCCGACGCCGACGCGGGCGGAACCCGCATCGAGCACGAGGTGGTGTTGCGGGTGGAGGGGGCATGATGACGGGCAGGTTGGCGGCGGGAAGAAAATTATTCGTGGCGGCGGTGCTGGCCGGCGGCTTGCTCGCCGGCGCCAAGCAAGCGGCCGCCCAGGGGCACGACAACAACGAGAAGCGGCCGCGCCCGCCCATCCGGGCCAGCGCCACCGTCGAGGTGATCGATCCGGCGCACGGCGTGGACGAGATCATCAGCCGGGTGCGCGATCAAAAAGGCCGGCGCGGCGACGGGTCAAAAGATCACACCAATCAAGACCAAGGTAACCGCGCCGGCGGCGACGATGACAGTCACCGCGGTGGCGGGGCGCTGCCCAACGCCACCGGCGGCGATCGCGAGACGTTGCCTCCTCCCGACAAGAATGATCGCCCGAGCTATCGCCCCGATCGCGACCGCCGCGATCCGCGCCGCCAAGACGGTGAGACCCGCCTGTCCTTACCGAACAACCGTACGAATAGTATGCAGAGGCAGCAGCGCCGATGACGCGGCGATAGCGCCGGTCAGCCACATCGCGCGCTGGGAGGTCGACAATCGTCGGCCTGAAATTGCGAGTACACTGCGGCGCGACTTGCTGTCGTCTTTCTTGTGCGGCCAGGGCCGCCCGCTGGTTTTGCTGCTCGCTTTGCTGACGCCGGTGGTGGCCGCCGGCGCAGCGGCGGTGGCCGCGCCTGATGCCTCGTTGCCCGCCGGCGTGGCCGAAGCGCGCGCCGAACTGGACGCCGGCCATCCCGAGAAGGCCGCGCGCATCGCCGAGCGGGCGGTGATCGCCGATCCAGAGAACGGCGATGCCCACTTGGTCCTGGGCTTGGCGCGCTTTCGCACCAAACGCTATGTCGAGGCGGCCGACGCCTTCGAGGCGGCCGCGCACGCCGCCCGCCCGGTGGCGACGACCGTCGCGGCGTTCAACAAAGGATCCGCGCTTTACAAGGCTGGCCAGTTCGAGGCGGCGGAGAACTGTTTTCTTGAAGCGGCGGCCGACAAATCACTGGCCGCGCTGGCCACGGTGAACGCCGCCTTCGCCGCCCTGGACAGCGAGCAGATCGATCGCGCCAAAGAACTGCTGTCGGCGGCGCAGCGCCAGCCCCGGGCCCGGGACATCAGCAACGTGCTGGATGATCTGCGCCAGCAAATCGAAGACGAGGAGGATCGCCTGGCCGACTCGCGCGTGCGCAAGCTGCGCGATGAAGCGCGCCAAGCGTTGAATCAAGGCAAGTGGGCGCACGCCATCACCGGGTATCTGGCGGCGCTGGGCCAGGCCCGCAAGCTGGAACGTTCCAACGCCGAGCTTGGTGAACTGACATACGCGCTGGGCGTCGCGCAGTACCGCGCCGGGCACTTCGAAGACGCGCGCCGCACCTTCAACGACGCCGCCACGCTGTCGCCCGGCGAGGGTGAGTTTCACATGATGGCCGCGGTGTCGGCGGCCCGCCTGGACGAGAACGCCGCCGCCCGCCGCAGCTTCGAGGAGGCCTTGCGCCGCGGCTTGAGCCCGGAGAACACCGATCTCATCCGCGGTTATCTGGCGGCGCTGGCGCCGGGCCTGGCCACCCGCGGCAGCGGCGTCGACATCAGCGCGGCCGTGGCCACTGGCTATGACAGCAATGTCACCCAGTCGGGCGTGGGCCGCACCGAGACCATCGCCAACACCGGCTCCAGCCCCTTCGCCGAGGCGGCCTTCGATCTGGCCTGGCGTTTCCCCGTCGGCGAGCGCGGCTTCGCCGAGCTGGCCTACGATTTCGATCAGACCGCGTTCTTCGACGGCGAGCTGGACGCATTCAGCTTGCAGCAGCACACGGTCGAGGCGACGGGTGAGGTGCGCCTTTTGCCTTGGCTGCGCGCGTCCCTGCTGGGCGGTGGCGACATGCTCTTCGCCGGGTTGTCGGGCTTCGCGGCGTTTCAGATCGGCGCCACCGTGCGCCCGATGCTGGCCTTCGACGAAGGCCAGCGCACCAGCACCCGCGTCGAGCTGGAGCATTCCTGGAAGCACAGTCTGCAATCCGATTTCAGCCATCTGAGCGGGACCCGCACCGATCTCACCATCGCCCAGGACACCGGCAGTCGGCGCGTGCGCTTGACGTTGGCGTATCGCTACCGCGACGAGAGTCTGCCCACCCCAGAGCGGATCAACACCGCCGATCTGCCCAATCTGGGTGAACTGCCGCAGTGCCCGAACAATTCGTGCACGTATGTCATCCCTTACGGCTACACCGCCCACGCCGGGTTGGCGCGCGCGGTGATCGCCTTGCCGAACCTGGGACGGTTGCTGCTGACCGCGTCGCTGGAAAGCCGACAGTACGGGCGCAACAGCTATATCGAGATCGCCGCCGGCGGCGTGTCCATCGGCAACATCTACCCGCGTGAACGCCATGACGTGCGGTACGGCGCCGGCATCGCCCTGATCCTGTCACACAGCACGGTCTACGACGCCACCGTTCGCTACGACCTGCTCATCAGCCGTTCGAACATCGACAACACCGTCGACCGCCTGGATTACGACAACAAGAACTTCGCCAAGCACGTCGTCAGCATCGAAGTCGGGTCCGACTGGTCCTGGCGATGACCGCTCGCCTCGCTCGTTAACGAGCGTTGGCGATTTCTTCCTTCACCCACTCGCGGACGCTCTCGACATCGTGGTTGTCGGTGAACTCTTTGCCGTCGATATAGAGGGTGGGCGTGGAGGACAGGCCCAGGGTCGAGCCGTCGACGCGATCCTTCTGGACACGTTCCTTCACGGCGGGCGAATCCAGATCCTTGCGGAACTTGGCCACGTCGAGTCCGGTCTCCTTGGCGTACTTCTCGATCTCGGCGGGCGAGATGCTGTCCTGGTTCACCCACAACTTTTCTTCGAAGGGCCAGAACTTGCCCTGCTTCTGCGCGGCCACCGCCGCCTCGGCGGCCAGGCGGGCGTTGGTGTGTTGGGGCAGCGGGTAGTGCTTGAAGTACAGCTTCACCTCGCCAGGGAACTCGTCCAGGATCTGCCGCAGCACGGGCTGAAAGCGTTTGCAGTGCGGGCACTCGTAGTCAGCGAACTCGACCAGGGTGACCTTGGCGTTCGGGTTGCCCTTCATCGGCGCCTCGGAGACGTCGATGAATTTGGGCGTGGCGTTGCGATAGCGCTTGGCCAGCGCCTCGCTGATCTCCGAATCGGTGTAGCCCTCATCGACCAACTTGGCGACATACCGAACCGCATTGAGCGACCGCCGGCAGCTGGAATCCTTCTTCGCCGATTGGATCAGGCTTTGCGCCTGGCCACAGATGGCCGGTTCGCTGTTGACGATGCGGAAGAAGACCTTCTTCTGGAGCTCGTCGAACTTGGAGATGTCCAGGCCTGGCGGCGGCGTGGTGTCCTGCGCGGCCGCAGGCGGTTCGGCGGCCGACGCCGGCGCCTCGATGGTCTCGGGCGCGTGCTTGGAACAGGCCGACAGGACCAGCGGCAGCCCGACCACCACCAGCGTGACCTTGACCAGAAACATCGTCGTCTTCGCGGCGCGCATCAGCGACGTATGTATAGAAACCAACTGCCCCCGAGTCAACGGAAGCCACCTGCGTCCACGCATTGACGTAGCTTGCGGCACCATCTATAAATCGCGGGGCGCGAAGGCGCTGCAAACCCATGACATCAGACTACGTTCCCGCAGCATTGACGATTTTGATCGGGGTCGGGTTCGCGTTGCTTTTGACGGCGGCGGCCAAGTATCTGGGACACAGCCGCCCAAGCAAGGCCAAGGACTATCCGTACGAATGCGGCTCCGAGGTCATCGGCAGCCCGCGCACGCGCTTTGAAGTGAAGTTCTACCAGGTGGCAATTCTCTTCCTGGTGTTCGACATTGAAACGGCTTTCTTGTATCCGTGGGCGCTGAAGTACCGCGAGCTGTCCTGCACCGGCCCGCTGGAAAACGGTCTGTGCGGCAGCGGCGTTTCGTTCTTTGGCCTGGTGGAGATCTTGGTGTTCATGGCCGTGCTGATCGTCGGCCTGACCTACGTGTGGCGCAAACGCGCGATTGGCTGGGAGTAGTCGTCGATGGGTTTTGAATTCGTCTACTCGTCGAAGCTGGAGGCGGCGGTCAACTGGGCCCGCAAGTTCTCGCTGTTCAGCTATCCGTTCGTCACCGCCTGCTGCGGCATGGAGTACATGTCGACGGCGGCGCCCAAGTACGACATCGCCCGCTTTGGCTCGGAATTCCCGCGCTTTTCGCCCCGGCAAGCGGATCTGTTGATCATCGTCGGGACCATCACTGAACGCCAGGGCCCGGCCCTGCGCCGCATCTACGAACAGATGTGCGAGCCCAAGTGGGTGATCGCCTTCGGCGTGTGCGCGTCGACGGGCGGCTTTTACCAGAACTACTCGACCATGCCGGGCGCCGACCAGGTGGTGCCGGTCGACGTCTACATCCCCGGCTGTCCGCCGCGTCCGGAACAGGTGCTGGACGCCCTGATCATGTTGCAAGAGCGCATTCAGCGCGGCGAAGGCCACAGCCAGATCGCCATGCGCGTCGATCAGGGTTTCGACGTGCCGGCGGCGTCCGTCCGCCCGATCAGTCGGATCACGGAGCACGGCGAGAAAGCAAAGGTCAAGTAGGTCATGGCGCAACTGGTCCTCGATCGCTTGCTGGCGCAGTTTGGCGGCGGCGAGATCATCAAGACGGGTTCGCAGCACGGCAACGAATGGGCGCGCATTCGCCCCGACGCCTGGACGGCGGTCTGCACGTTCTTGCGCGATGATCCGACGCTGTCGATGGAGATGCTGACCGATCTGACGTGCGTCGATCGGTTCGGCGACGAGCCGCGCTTCGACGTGGTGGTTCATTTGTACTCGGTCAGCAAGAAGCACCGCGTGCGCCTTTACGGCGGCGTGCCCGAGGAGAATCCGCTGATTGATTCGTTGGTCCCGCTGTGGCCGGGCGCCGACTGGCCCGAGCGCGAGGCCTACGATCTGTACGGCGTGCGCTTCGCCGGCCACCCGGATCTGCGCCGGCTGCTGATGTACCCCGAATTCATCGGCCACCCGCTGCGCAAGGATTACCCGAAGGAAAAGCGCCAGCCGCTGGTCCGCCGGCAAGCCGGCAGCCTCGACTAAGAGAGAGTGAAGGCCAAATGGACACCGTAGCCTCAAGCCGCCGCATCGTGATGGGGATCCAGGACGCGGCCGACCTGGACGCGCCTGATCTGCCCACCGAGCCCATGCCGCTGAACATGGGTCCTTCGCACCCGGCCATGCACGGCACCGTGCGCATGGTGCTGGATGTGGAGGGCGAGAAGATCACCAACGCCGACGTTCAGATCGGGTACCTGCACCGCTGCTTCGAGAAAGAAGCGGAGTACGCCACCTGGACCCAGATCTTTCCGTACACCGATCGGCTGAACTACGTCTCGCCGATGCTGAACAACGTCGGCTACGCCATCGCCGTCGAGAAGCTGCTGGATATCGACAAGAAGATCCCCGAGCGCGCCCAGTACATCCGGGTGATCGTGGGCGAGATCTCGCGCATCACCGACCACATGACGTGTCTCGGCGCCGGGGCGATGGAGCTGGGCGCGTTCACCGTATTCCTTTACATGCTGAAGGGCCGCGAGTGGCTTTACGAGCTGCAGGAGGAGATCTCCGGAGCGCGCCTGACCCACAGCTTTGTCCGCATCGGCGGCGTGGTCGGCGACCTGCCGGCCGGCTATATCGACCGGCTCACCGAGGTGCTGGGCAAGATCCGCGTCATCCTCGACGATGTCAGCAAGCTGCTCGATCGCAACCGCATCTTCCGCGACCGGATGGACGGCATCGCCATCATCACCAAGCAAGAGGCGATGGCCTACGGCCTGAC
This region includes:
- the nadB gene encoding L-aspartate oxidase, with the translated sequence MIETDYLVIGSGLAGLYFALRASQHGRVVIATKRAPQESNTSWAQGGVAGVLDPSDNMEAHIADTLRVGDGLCNRAAVESCVREGPEHILRLANQLGVPFDRDHEGHFELGREGGHTARRIVHVKDMTGWAIQQALLDRVAEHADRITMLPDHMAIDLLTTAKYGGPNAVFGAYLLNQTTGEVTTAVARAVVLATGGCGKVYLYTTNPDVATGDGVAMAYRVGARVANMEFFQFHPTCLYHPAAKSFLISEALRGEGGILRLRDGTAFMHRYHEMKDLAPRDIVARAIDGELKRTGDDHAVLDMTHLAPDFLVERFPTIHARCLELGIDMRTMPIPVVPAAHYSCGGVLVDERARSSVKNLYAIGEVSMTGLHGACRLASNSLLEAMVYAARAADDIRDVTANRPPQVAPWYAGAAGSSDEAVVVSQNWDEIRRLMWNYVGIVRTDRRLERAARRIELIRSEIRDYYWNVTVNGDLLELRNLALCADLIIECARRRAESRGLHFNLDHPEHDSRLARDTLLTRGDGPVV
- a CDS encoding sigma-70 family RNA polymerase sigma factor, producing MLDSEDIARLVRRAQDGDVRAFEELVGAHIPQVRRFAQAFAHDEGDAADLAQDALVKVYRSISSYRFQSAFSTWLYAIIRNVFLDNARSRAGKERALELPFDIKHIDTTRPSDADDMARADVQIERQQERRRVWAALALVQTEFRSTLVLFDIEGLSYEEVAAIESVPLGTVKSRLSRGRDQLRRLLSSTTGGESARPDDNAQDDGNNQERLVVTQQRKRSG
- a CDS encoding tetratricopeptide repeat protein, whose protein sequence is MLSSFLCGQGRPLVLLLALLTPVVAAGAAAVAAPDASLPAGVAEARAELDAGHPEKAARIAERAVIADPENGDAHLVLGLARFRTKRYVEAADAFEAAAHAARPVATTVAAFNKGSALYKAGQFEAAENCFLEAAADKSLAALATVNAAFAALDSEQIDRAKELLSAAQRQPRARDISNVLDDLRQQIEDEEDRLADSRVRKLRDEARQALNQGKWAHAITGYLAALGQARKLERSNAELGELTYALGVAQYRAGHFEDARRTFNDAATLSPGEGEFHMMAAVSAARLDENAAARRSFEEALRRGLSPENTDLIRGYLAALAPGLATRGSGVDISAAVATGYDSNVTQSGVGRTETIANTGSSPFAEAAFDLAWRFPVGERGFAELAYDFDQTAFFDGELDAFSLQQHTVEATGEVRLLPWLRASLLGGGDMLFAGLSGFAAFQIGATVRPMLAFDEGQRTSTRVELEHSWKHSLQSDFSHLSGTRTDLTIAQDTGSRRVRLTLAYRYRDESLPTPERINTADLPNLGELPQCPNNSCTYVIPYGYTAHAGLARAVIALPNLGRLLLTASLESRQYGRNSYIEIAAGGVSIGNIYPRERHDVRYGAGIALILSHSTVYDATVRYDLLISRSNIDNTVDRLDYDNKNFAKHVVSIEVGSDWSWR
- a CDS encoding thioredoxin domain-containing protein, with amino-acid sequence MRAAKTTMFLVKVTLVVVGLPLVLSACSKHAPETIEAPASAAEPPAAAQDTTPPPGLDISKFDELQKKVFFRIVNSEPAICGQAQSLIQSAKKDSSCRRSLNAVRYVAKLVDEGYTDSEISEALAKRYRNATPKFIDVSEAPMKGNPNAKVTLVEFADYECPHCKRFQPVLRQILDEFPGEVKLYFKHYPLPQHTNARLAAEAAVAAQKQGKFWPFEEKLWVNQDSISPAEIEKYAKETGLDVAKFRKDLDSPAVKERVQKDRVDGSTLGLSSTPTLYIDGKEFTDNHDVESVREWVKEEIANAR
- a CDS encoding NADH-quinone oxidoreductase subunit A, which gives rise to MTILIGVGFALLLTAAAKYLGHSRPSKAKDYPYECGSEVIGSPRTRFEVKFYQVAILFLVFDIETAFLYPWALKYRELSCTGPLENGLCGSGVSFFGLVEILVFMAVLIVGLTYVWRKRAIGWE
- the nuoB gene encoding NADH-quinone oxidoreductase subunit NuoB, coding for MGFEFVYSSKLEAAVNWARKFSLFSYPFVTACCGMEYMSTAAPKYDIARFGSEFPRFSPRQADLLIIVGTITERQGPALRRIYEQMCEPKWVIAFGVCASTGGFYQNYSTMPGADQVVPVDVYIPGCPPRPEQVLDALIMLQERIQRGEGHSQIAMRVDQGFDVPAASVRPISRITEHGEKAKVK
- a CDS encoding NADH-quinone oxidoreductase subunit C, which gives rise to MAQLVLDRLLAQFGGGEIIKTGSQHGNEWARIRPDAWTAVCTFLRDDPTLSMEMLTDLTCVDRFGDEPRFDVVVHLYSVSKKHRVRLYGGVPEENPLIDSLVPLWPGADWPEREAYDLYGVRFAGHPDLRRLLMYPEFIGHPLRKDYPKEKRQPLVRRQAGSLD
- a CDS encoding NADH-quinone oxidoreductase subunit D, with product MGIQDAADLDAPDLPTEPMPLNMGPSHPAMHGTVRMVLDVEGEKITNADVQIGYLHRCFEKEAEYATWTQIFPYTDRLNYVSPMLNNVGYAIAVEKLLDIDKKIPERAQYIRVIVGEISRITDHMTCLGAGAMELGAFTVFLYMLKGREWLYELQEEISGARLTHSFVRIGGVVGDLPAGYIDRLTEVLGKIRVILDDVSKLLDRNRIFRDRMDGIAIITKQEAMAYGLTGPVGRSTGLEYDVRRDHPYLVYDRFDFDVPVGSVGDNFDRYAVRVEEIKQSMSILEQALKQIPAGPVMLNDPRIALPSKAETYNSIEAMIAHFKIIMDGIHVPPGEVYSFTEGGNGELGFYLVSDGTGRPWKCRVRPPCVPAVAIMNKLLPGLFMADVVPTFGMMNMIGGECDR